gcacactggggaaaaaccatacaaatgtgaaatttgttttaagcaatttagtcaagatgagcatttgaaaattcatttaagagtgcacactggagaaaaaccatacaagtgtgaaatttgttttaagcaatttagtaaaGCAGGCggtttgaaaacacatttgagagtgcacactggggaaaaaccatataagtgtgaaatttgttttaagcaatttgtTGAAGcaagaaatttgaaaaatcatttaatgatacatactggagaaaagccttaccaGTGCGAAATTTGCTTTAATCAATTTGGTCGAGATGACGATTTAAAAAGTCATTTAAGGATACACAcgggagaaaagccttataagtgccaaatttgttctaagcaatttagtcaatCAGGAAGTTTGAATAAGCATTTAAGGATACACAGTGGAAAGAAGCCTTACCAgtgcaaaatttgttttaaacaatttagtgaaGTAGGAaatttgaaaaggcatttaaagatacacactggagaaaagccttacaagtgcaaaatttgttttaaggaaTTTAGTGAAGCCgcaaatttgaaaaatcatttaaaGATACACACTGCAGAAAAGTCTTACCAGTGCGAAATTTGCTTTAAGCAATTTACTCGAGAtgacaatttgaaaaagcatttaaggatacacactgGAAAAAATCCGCATAATTGTTAAATTTCTGCTTAGTGTTAAATTTGTTtgcagtttatttatttattttacgggcaagcccaattgtataaaaatacattacattttttgaatgaaaataaatataaagtgtTACACAAATACTGTGTTATACAAATAGTGTACAGATAATAAGAATAACATGATATAATATAAAAAGCTGGCatagaaatatatatttaatatagAAGTAAATACAATATTGTATGTAATAGGAAATAATAACATAAAAACTGTTCGTAAATTGTAGAGTTGAGGAACAAAAATGGGAGATTTAAGGAACAAATAAAACGTTGTTTACCCAATGGCTGTATTTTAAGGACTACTTGTTAAACAAACGTTGAAAGCAACACACTATACAGTAAATAGTAAAGCGGCCAGTAGATGGCACtgctataaaaatatttaatttatttatctatatCCAACACTCCCACTAGATAAACAAATTAAGAAAATAACATTTATCAAATGTTTATTACACTATCTTAACTAAACCAATCTCTTTCAAAAACTTATTATGTTTCACAGAACTCAAGCTTTTTGTCAAGAGATCAGCTGGCATGTTAGCTGTGTCCAAATATTCCAGCTTTATCAAACCTTTGTTTACAGCTTCTTTGACAAAATGATATCGGATATCAATGTGTTTCGTCCTTCTATTCAATACAggatttattgctaatttatgagctcccataTTATCATTATATAGTATAACGATTTCATCAATACCCAACATCTCAtacaacaaattttttaaaaaaatagccTCTTTAGCAGCTTCTGATACTGCTATGTATTCCGCTTCTGTGCTTGACAGAGAAACACTATTCTGTTTTCTGCTTTCCCAGACAATAGGTCCACCAGAAAACTGAAAATAGAAGCCCGTATAAGATTTTCTGTCATGAGAATTACTCCCCCAACTGGCATCTACATAGCCTTtcaaataattatcattttttgaaaaagttaaaccATAGTCTTTTGTAgcctttaaatattttaatattcgtTTTACATGCTTCCAATGCGTTTCTGAATGATAATTATTAAATTGACTGAGATAACTTACAGGATATGAAATGTCTGGTCTTGTCAAAACTGACAAATACATAAGACCACCTATTAAATTCTGATAAGGCACTTGAGCAGATGCATTATCGTCTctattcaaatttaaactaatttccATTGGGGTAGAAACCTCTTTCGAATCCTCCATATTGAACCTTTTTAACAACTGTTCAATATAGGATTTTTGATCTAAAGTTATAACACCATTCTCTTTATTATGAGTTACTCTCATACCTAAACAATTCTTAATTTCTCCCAAATCTTTAATTCTGAAACATTCATTTAATTTCAACTTTAAATTATCTGATTCATCTGAatcattagaaaaaataaaaaaatcatcaacATAAACAGAGATAATggtttttagattatttttcatcTTTGTGTATAGACATGGCTCATAATCAGATTTCTTATAACCTAGATTAATTAAGAAATTATCAACTTTTTCATACCAAGACCGAGCTGACTGTTTTAAACCATATATGGCTTTCTTTAGccttaatactttattattttcaatttctaaaCCTTCAGGTACTGTCATAAAAACTTTTTCTTTTAAATCACCATTTAAAAAAGCCGTCGCAACATCAAGATGAAAAATATCCAAATTCAAATTTGCTGACAAAGCAAATAAAAGTCTTAATGTAGAATGCCTTATGACTGGAGAAAAGGTTTCATTATAATCAACACCAAATTTTTGAGTGTAACCTTTTGCTACCAGTCTTGCACGATATTTCACTTTACCTGAGTTATCAACCTTTTTCTTGTATACCCACTTACACTTCACTACACAACCATCTTCAGGAACATCAACCACTTCCCATGCTGAGTTATCCTCGAAAGACTGCAGTTCTTCTGTCATAGCCCCTAACCATAAGTTACTATCTGGTCTAGACATGGCATCCTCGACACTAACCGGATCAGAGTCACTATCCGAGCACAAATAAGTCACAAACTCATCAAACCTTTTTGGCTTAGGTATTCTTGTTGATCTCCTGATTTCATCCACTGGCAAATTCGGCAAGTCACATACATAATCGGGATCATTGTTCTCAACAATTTCATCAGTCGATGTGTTCTCTTCAACCTGATGATTCTGATCCTGACATGATGTATTATTATCTCCCACTGAATCTAACATTTCTTTTGCCCCATGTTCACCTTCTAAATCAACATGAATCACTTCACACCTTTTTGTGTCTTCCATAATTTGTACGTCTCTACTTACTATTATTTCTTTAGTGGTCGGATTATACACCCTGTATCCTTTCGTAGTCTCAGAGTATCCTACTAAAATGTGCAGAATAGCCTTTTTCTCCCATTTTGATCTTTTTTCTTTTGGAACATGTACCATCACCTTGCTGCCAAATATTCTAAGACCACTAACGTCAGGTTTGCTAtctgtccacatttcaaatggtgttttctttaagcCGGAAGCCAGCGATCTATTTTTTAGATAAACAGCTGTGTTTACAGCTTCAGCCCaaaacattttttcaagattAGCATCAAACAACAGACATTTTGCCTTTTCTATGATTGTCCGATTTAAACGTTCGGCTACACCATTTTGTTCAGGAGTGTAGGGATTCgttttttgatgtataataccATTTACAGTTAAATAATCTTCAAATTCTTTTGAACAAAACTCTCCACCATTGTCACTTCGCAAAGTTTTTATATGGACACCCTTCTGGTTTTCTGccatacttttaaaatttttaaaacaattaaaaacttcactttttgttttaataaaataaatgaataccaTTTTACTAAAATCATCTTGGAAAGTAACAAAATATTTAGAGCCACCTAATGATTTGTTTTCCATGGGCCCGCATACATCGCTGTGAATAAGCTGTAATAAACTACTGGCCCTGTGACCTTTTTCTGGAAACGGTAATCTCGTTTGTTTCCCCTCACAACAAACTATACAGTTTTGCTTGTTAATATCAATTTTCCCAGTCACATTCAGTCCATCTACTATTCCATCTTTCATTTTATTTAGATATAGGCTATTTAGATGACCGAAACGTCTGTGCCAGGTGTCCCCAGttacaaataaacaatttttacgaTCTGAAATACATTCAGTATTCAATTTATAAACACCATCTATCAATTCAGCTGTTGCAATAATTccatttttattgtatattttgcAACCTGCATTTTCAAATATAacttcatttccatttttaatcaaTTGAGAAACAGATAAAAGATTTGTTGTCAGATCAGgaacatataatatattattgatGCTTACCTCTAATCTCTTTTTATCAACAATTGTGGTTACCATCATATCACCAGCACATTTCACTTCCAAACTTTCACTGTTAGCCACAGTTATATTGGAGGAACTTGCATCTCGGATATTTGTCAACCAATCTTTTCTCGCTGTAAGATGCG
This genomic window from Diabrotica virgifera virgifera chromosome 1, PGI_DIABVI_V3a contains:
- the LOC114327619 gene encoding zinc finger protein 235-like isoform X3, with the translated sequence MELSEDSIKKKQNVLICDKDRDSLEQHVQIKSELEECERNYTGNALSDSYYSDNVKIEDHVLQYDISNPFPVITKQEVKTEIKKEQHLEANHGCDAPFKNVKLEIGASTEMDHERLSGSMEATKLLSNIDTKNLHQNEIKTKSEGSLVTRTPENSYKCETCLREFTLLCNLKRHLRVHTGEKPYECEICFKQFGEAGNLKNHLKIHTGEKPYKCEICFKQFSQDGQLKKHLRVHTGEKPYKCEICFKQFSQDEHLKIHLRVHTGEKPYKCEICFKQFSKAGGLKTHLRVHTGEKPYKCEICFKQFVEARNLKNHLMIHTGEKPYQCEICFNQFGRDDDLKSHLRIHTGEKPYKCQICSKQFSQSGSLNKHLRIHSGKKPYQCKICFKQFSEVGNLKRHLKIHTGEKPYKCKICFKEFSEAANLKNHLKIHTAEKSYQCEICFKQFTRDDNLKKHLRIHTGKNPHNC